One Natronomonas moolapensis 8.8.11 genomic region harbors:
- the idsA3 gene encoding geranylfarnesyl diphosphate synthase — protein MTNPERVESAIVDRRAIVNDAIAEQLPVKKPERLYEASRYLLDAGGKRLRPAVLLLVAESISGTDAPATGYRDFPTPNGERVDVLSAAVSIEVIQSFTLIHDDIMDDDDLRRGVPAVHREYDLETAILAGDTLYSKAFEYMLETGAPADRSVDALNELATTCTEICEGQALDVDFESRSDVTTEEYLQMIEYKTAVLYGAAASIPAILLGCDSETIEALHGYGLDVGRAFQIQDDLLDLTTPSEELGKQRGSDLVEGKRTAVTLHARNNGIDVEELVPADPSDAEIEVALERLRDAGSIDFAREMAMDLIERGKDRLEVLPENESRELLAGIADYLVERTY, from the coding sequence ATGACGAACCCAGAACGCGTCGAATCGGCTATCGTCGACCGGCGTGCGATCGTCAACGATGCGATCGCCGAACAGCTGCCGGTCAAAAAGCCGGAGCGGCTCTATGAGGCCTCGCGGTACCTGCTCGACGCGGGCGGTAAACGCCTCCGCCCGGCGGTGTTGTTGCTCGTGGCGGAATCGATCTCGGGGACGGACGCACCCGCGACGGGCTACCGGGATTTCCCGACGCCGAACGGCGAGCGCGTCGACGTCCTCTCCGCCGCCGTCTCGATCGAGGTCATCCAGTCGTTCACGCTGATCCACGACGACATCATGGACGACGACGACCTCAGACGGGGCGTGCCGGCTGTCCACCGCGAGTACGACCTCGAAACCGCGATCCTGGCCGGTGACACGCTCTATTCGAAGGCGTTCGAGTATATGCTCGAGACTGGTGCCCCGGCGGACAGGAGCGTGGACGCGCTCAACGAGCTAGCGACGACCTGTACGGAGATCTGTGAAGGGCAAGCTCTCGACGTCGACTTCGAGAGCCGCAGCGACGTGACGACCGAGGAGTACCTACAGATGATCGAGTACAAGACTGCGGTCCTGTACGGGGCCGCCGCGTCGATCCCGGCCATCCTGCTCGGGTGCGACTCGGAGACGATCGAGGCGCTACACGGGTATGGCCTCGACGTCGGGCGGGCATTCCAGATTCAAGACGACCTGTTGGACCTGACGACGCCCAGCGAGGAGCTCGGCAAACAGCGCGGCTCCGATCTGGTCGAGGGCAAGCGGACCGCGGTCACGCTACACGCCCGGAACAACGGTATCGACGTCGAGGAGCTGGTCCCTGCCGACCCGAGTGACGCCGAAATCGAGGTGGCCCTCGAACGGCTCCGGGACGCGGGGAGCATCGACTTCGCCCGGGAGATGGCGATGGACCTCATCGAGCGCGGCAAGGACCGACTCGAGGTGCTGCCGGAGAACGAGTCGCGTGAACTCCTCGCGGGCATCGCCGACTACCTCGTCGAGCGGACCTACTGA
- a CDS encoding ribonuclease J: protein MEVEIATIGGYEEVGRQMTAVRAGDNVVIFDMGLNLSKVLIHDNVETERMHSLDLIDMGAIPDDRVMSDIEGDVQAIVPTHGHLDHIGAISKLAHRYDAPIVATPFTIELVKQEIQSEEKFGVQNDLIKMDPGESMDIGEDCELELVNVTHSIIDAINPVLHTPEGAVVYGLDKRMDHSPVIGDPIDMERFREIGREGVLCYIEDCTNAGKKGKTPSESVAREQLKDVMYSLEDYDGGIVATTFSSHIARVKSLVEFADDIGRQPVLLGRSMEKYSGTAERLDFIDFPNDLGMYGHRKSVDRTFKRIMNEGKENYLPVVTGHQGEPRAMLTRMARGETPYELDDGDKVIFSARVIPEPTNEGQRYQAETLLGMQGARIYDDIHVSGHLQTEGHYQMLDALQPENIVPAHQDMKGFSPYVDLARGQGYNVGDDLHITQNGNIIQLTE, encoded by the coding sequence ATGGAAGTCGAAATCGCAACTATCGGCGGCTACGAGGAAGTAGGGAGACAGATGACGGCGGTCCGCGCCGGCGACAACGTCGTGATCTTCGATATGGGGCTGAACCTCTCGAAGGTTCTCATCCACGACAACGTCGAGACCGAACGGATGCACAGCCTGGATCTAATCGACATGGGCGCGATCCCGGACGACCGCGTCATGTCCGACATCGAGGGAGACGTACAGGCCATCGTGCCGACCCACGGCCACCTCGATCACATCGGGGCGATCTCGAAGTTGGCACATCGGTACGACGCGCCGATCGTGGCGACGCCGTTCACCATCGAGTTGGTCAAACAGGAGATCCAAAGCGAGGAGAAATTCGGCGTCCAAAACGACCTCATCAAGATGGACCCCGGCGAGTCGATGGACATCGGCGAGGACTGCGAGTTGGAACTCGTCAACGTGACTCACTCCATCATCGACGCGATCAACCCGGTCTTGCACACGCCGGAGGGGGCCGTCGTCTACGGCCTCGACAAGCGGATGGACCACAGCCCTGTCATCGGCGATCCCATCGACATGGAGCGCTTCCGCGAGATCGGTCGCGAGGGCGTGCTCTGTTATATCGAGGACTGCACGAACGCCGGCAAGAAGGGCAAGACGCCTTCGGAGTCCGTTGCGCGCGAACAGCTGAAAGACGTTATGTACTCCTTGGAGGACTACGACGGCGGCATCGTTGCGACCACGTTCTCGAGCCACATCGCCCGCGTCAAGTCCCTCGTCGAGTTCGCCGACGACATCGGTCGTCAACCCGTCCTCTTGGGCCGCTCGATGGAGAAGTACTCCGGGACGGCCGAACGGCTCGACTTCATCGACTTCCCGAACGATCTGGGGATGTACGGCCACCGCAAATCCGTCGACCGGACGTTCAAACGGATCATGAACGAGGGCAAAGAAAACTACCTCCCGGTCGTCACCGGCCACCAGGGCGAACCGCGGGCGATGCTGACGAGAATGGCCCGCGGTGAGACGCCGTACGAACTCGACGACGGCGACAAGGTCATCTTTTCGGCCCGGGTGATCCCCGAACCGACCAACGAGGGCCAACGCTATCAGGCCGAGACGCTCCTCGGGATGCAGGGTGCGCGTATCTACGACGATATCCACGTCTCCGGGCACCTCCAAACCGAGGGCCACTACCAGATGCTCGACGCGCTCCAGCCGGAGAACATCGTTCCGGCCCACCAGGACATGAAAGGCTTCTCGCCGTACGTCGATCTGGCCCGCGGCCAGGGCTACAACGTCGGTGACGACCTCCACATCACCCAGAACGGCAACATCATCCAGCTTACGGAATGA
- a CDS encoding isopentenyl phosphate kinase — MTPEQDAPDRSEAGLETTTVLKLGGSVVTQKGTPETIDAGALERAAEAVATIPGRVVVVHGGGSFGHHYAAEHGVSSAEGTHDDGAIRSIHGAMKRLNEAVVGALVEAGVSALPVHPLSAATRAADGTLRLETTPAAAMLEERFVPVLHGDTIVHADAGATIVSGDELVVALSRALDADRVGVCSSVPGVYDADGDVIERIGSFDDVADAVGASDSTDVTGGMAGKVRELLSLDASAYVFDLDGLEAFAGGGDPGTEIE; from the coding sequence ATGACGCCGGAGCAAGACGCGCCGGACCGGTCCGAAGCAGGTCTGGAGACAACGACCGTGTTGAAACTCGGCGGGAGCGTCGTCACACAAAAGGGCACGCCGGAGACGATCGACGCGGGGGCGCTCGAACGGGCGGCCGAAGCCGTGGCGACGATCCCCGGCCGCGTCGTCGTCGTCCACGGTGGCGGGAGCTTTGGCCACCACTACGCGGCCGAGCACGGCGTTTCGAGCGCGGAGGGGACACACGACGACGGTGCAATCCGCTCGATTCACGGGGCGATGAAGCGGCTCAACGAAGCTGTGGTCGGGGCACTGGTCGAGGCCGGGGTGTCCGCCCTTCCCGTCCATCCGCTCTCGGCGGCGACCCGGGCCGCCGACGGGACGCTTCGGCTCGAAACCACTCCGGCGGCGGCGATGCTCGAAGAGCGATTCGTCCCGGTGTTACACGGGGACACGATCGTCCACGCGGACGCGGGGGCGACGATCGTCTCCGGCGACGAACTCGTCGTTGCGCTCTCTCGCGCGCTCGACGCCGACCGCGTTGGGGTCTGCTCGTCGGTTCCGGGCGTCTACGACGCCGACGGGGACGTCATCGAGCGGATCGGCTCCTTCGACGACGTCGCCGACGCGGTTGGCGCGAGCGACTCGACCGACGTCACCGGGGGGATGGCCGGCAAGGTCCGCGAACTGCTGTCGCTCGACGCGTCGGCGTACGTCTTCGATCTGGACGGGCTAGAGGCGTTCGCCGGCGGCGGCGACCCCGGGACCGAAATAGAGTGA
- the mvk gene encoding mevalonate kinase: protein MTTSSAPGKVYLFGEHAVVYGEPAVPCAIERRARVTVERREDERLRVRANDLTLDGFTVTWGGETDTRPDVDVPAPLVEAATGYIDGAIAQALDAAGEPAAGFDVTVESDIPLGAGLGSSAAVVVAGIDAATRELGAELSSEELADRAYQVEYDVQDGQASRADTFCSAMGGAVRVQGEDCRRLGEVPTLPFVVGYDGNTGDTGELVAGVRELKHTYGFAADAVESIGDLVRAGEAALRDGDVEELGRLMDFNHGLLSALGVSARSLDTMVWAAREADALGAKLTGAGGGGCIVALDRTEQTHTALEYTPGCTDAFRAELDTEGVRVER from the coding sequence ATGACCACGTCGAGCGCCCCGGGCAAAGTGTATCTCTTCGGCGAACACGCCGTCGTCTACGGCGAACCGGCCGTTCCGTGTGCCATCGAGCGCCGAGCACGGGTCACAGTCGAGCGGCGCGAGGACGAACGGCTCCGGGTGCGGGCGAACGATCTGACCCTCGATGGGTTTACTGTCACTTGGGGGGGAGAGACCGACACCAGGCCGGACGTCGACGTCCCGGCGCCGCTGGTGGAGGCGGCGACCGGATACATCGACGGGGCGATAGCGCAGGCGCTCGATGCGGCCGGGGAACCGGCGGCCGGGTTCGACGTGACCGTCGAAAGCGACATCCCGCTGGGGGCGGGGCTCGGCTCCTCGGCGGCCGTCGTCGTCGCCGGGATCGACGCCGCGACGCGCGAACTCGGCGCCGAGTTGTCGTCAGAGGAACTCGCCGACCGGGCGTATCAGGTCGAGTACGACGTCCAGGACGGCCAGGCCTCGCGGGCGGACACGTTCTGCTCGGCGATGGGCGGGGCGGTCCGCGTACAGGGCGAGGACTGTCGGCGGCTCGGAGAGGTCCCGACGCTGCCCTTCGTGGTCGGGTACGACGGCAACACCGGCGACACCGGTGAACTCGTGGCCGGCGTCCGGGAACTGAAACACACCTACGGCTTCGCGGCCGACGCGGTCGAGTCGATCGGCGACCTCGTCAGGGCGGGCGAGGCGGCGTTGCGCGACGGCGACGTCGAGGAGCTCGGTCGGCTGATGGACTTCAACCACGGGCTTTTGTCCGCGCTCGGCGTCTCCGCGCGCTCGCTCGATACGATGGTGTGGGCGGCCAGGGAGGCCGACGCCCTCGGCGCGAAGCTCACCGGCGCGGGCGGTGGCGGCTGTATCGTCGCTCTGGATCGGACCGAACAGACCCACACGGCTCTGGAGTACACGCCGGGCTGTACGGACGCGTTCCGCGCCGAACTCGACACCGAGGGGGTTCGGGTCGAGCGATGA
- a CDS encoding nitrous oxide reductase accessory protein NosL — protein MSDMDHTVSTRRDVLAATGAGLLVGVAGCTGNGDAPADSGGDGTENGSGEEEDGETDGGGDETGDANAEADLGEPVAFPEDVSCPVCNMIPAEYPEWNAQLVHTNGDRAFFDTSGCLAAYTAYTDRFDGPDSDLEAAWVTGFETGDRLRASDAFFVRVTDPDHVDDVMMRNPTPFADRGDAEAFVEEFDAYGDGDIITFEEFDRDLAMFYRERFIEGDDGADGDMDMDGGDTNTDDR, from the coding sequence ATGTCAGACATGGATCACACAGTGTCGACACGACGCGACGTGCTCGCCGCGACGGGTGCCGGGCTCCTCGTCGGCGTGGCGGGGTGTACCGGCAACGGCGACGCCCCGGCGGACAGCGGCGGTGACGGGACGGAAAACGGGTCCGGTGAGGAAGAAGACGGAGAAACCGACGGCGGAGGCGACGAGACGGGGGACGCGAACGCCGAGGCCGACCTGGGCGAACCGGTCGCGTTCCCGGAGGACGTCTCCTGTCCCGTCTGTAACATGATACCGGCGGAGTACCCGGAGTGGAACGCACAGCTCGTCCACACGAACGGGGATCGGGCGTTCTTCGACACGTCCGGCTGTCTGGCGGCGTACACCGCCTACACCGACCGGTTCGACGGTCCCGATTCCGACCTCGAGGCCGCGTGGGTTACCGGCTTCGAGACCGGCGACCGCCTGCGTGCGTCCGACGCGTTCTTCGTCCGCGTGACCGACCCCGACCACGTCGACGACGTCATGATGCGGAACCCGACGCCGTTCGCCGACCGGGGCGACGCCGAGGCGTTCGTCGAGGAGTTCGACGCGTACGGCGACGGAGACATCATCACGTTCGAGGAGTTCGATCGGGACCTGGCGATGTTTTATAGAGAACGGTTCATCGAGGGCGACGACGGGGCGGACGGCGATATGGACATGGACGGTGGCGATACGAACACGGACGACAGGTGA
- a CDS encoding NUDIX domain-containing protein, giving the protein MSIELRRHVSALVSDFAAAYGEVDLVRRRVECGPAERDAVVDSFESFGVVGGAGVLIVRDGAVLLARYERADGWIEPGAGRRPGESYTDCAKRGVRETAGTEAAIEGLAGVQLVYLDDPTDRPPVPNPYVAFRGSIAGGAPVPDADATATETTGSEPNPEADGVRTPGDDPAATGGPSVTPDGTPVALRWAEELPERLAYDQLSELPLGGRGEQHI; this is encoded by the coding sequence GTGTCGATCGAACTGCGCCGCCACGTCAGCGCGCTCGTCTCGGACTTCGCCGCGGCGTACGGCGAGGTCGACCTCGTTCGCCGGCGCGTCGAGTGCGGCCCGGCAGAGCGCGACGCGGTCGTCGATTCGTTCGAGTCGTTCGGCGTCGTCGGCGGTGCCGGAGTGTTGATCGTGCGGGACGGGGCGGTGTTGTTGGCCAGATACGAGCGCGCCGACGGCTGGATCGAACCCGGCGCGGGGCGGCGCCCCGGCGAGTCCTACACCGACTGTGCGAAACGCGGCGTCCGGGAGACGGCCGGAACCGAGGCCGCGATCGAGGGGCTTGCAGGGGTGCAACTCGTCTACCTCGACGATCCGACCGATCGACCGCCGGTTCCGAACCCGTACGTCGCGTTCAGGGGCTCGATCGCCGGCGGCGCACCGGTTCCGGACGCGGACGCCACGGCGACGGAGACGACCGGTTCGGAGCCGAACCCGGAGGCGGACGGCGTCCGAACGCCGGGAGACGACCCCGCGGCCACCGGGGGACCGTCCGTGACACCCGACGGGACGCCCGTAGCGCTCCGGTGGGCCGAGGAACTGCCCGAGCGACTGGCTTACGACCAGCTTTCGGAGCTTCCGCTCGGTGGGCGAGGCGAACAACATATATAA
- the rpsB gene encoding 30S ribosomal protein S2, with protein sequence MSDNEEGVDATEIDEELDELEDELEGELDEAEADPTTDEPPADTAAEADESAESDPEADDADGEPVLDEDVMPDDEADLLIPVEDYLAAGVHIGTQQKTKSMNRFIHRVRTDGLYVLDVSRTDSRIRTAASFLSNYNPEQILVASSRQYGRFPAEKFADAVGARARTGRFIPGTLTNPDYDGYIEPDVVVVTDPIGDSQAVKEAITVGIPVIAMCDSNNTTSNVDLVIPTNNKGRKALSVVYWLLANETLDRRGAEPAYALEDFETEP encoded by the coding sequence ATGAGCGACAACGAAGAGGGAGTCGACGCCACCGAAATCGACGAGGAACTCGACGAGCTCGAAGACGAGCTCGAAGGGGAACTCGACGAGGCCGAGGCCGACCCCACGACGGACGAACCACCCGCCGACACCGCCGCGGAGGCGGACGAGTCGGCCGAATCCGACCCCGAGGCAGACGACGCCGACGGGGAACCGGTCCTCGACGAGGACGTCATGCCCGACGACGAGGCCGACCTTCTCATTCCGGTCGAGGACTACCTCGCGGCCGGCGTCCACATCGGGACCCAACAGAAGACGAAGTCGATGAACCGGTTCATCCACCGGGTCCGAACCGACGGGCTGTACGTCCTGGACGTCTCCCGGACCGACAGCCGTATCCGGACGGCCGCGTCGTTCCTCTCGAACTACAACCCCGAGCAGATCCTGGTCGCCTCCTCGCGGCAGTACGGCCGGTTCCCGGCCGAGAAGTTCGCCGATGCGGTCGGCGCGCGCGCCCGAACCGGGCGGTTCATCCCGGGCACGCTGACGAACCCGGACTACGACGGCTACATCGAACCCGACGTCGTCGTCGTCACCGACCCGATCGGCGACTCCCAGGCCGTCAAGGAGGCCATCACCGTCGGCATCCCGGTCATCGCGATGTGTGACTCGAACAACACGACGTCGAACGTCGACCTGGTGATCCCGACGAACAACAAGGGACGAAAGGCTCTGAGCGTCGTCTACTGGCTGCTCGCCAACGAGACGCTGGATCGCCGCGGCGCGGAGCCGGCGTACGCGCTCGAGGACTTCGAGACGGAACCGTAG
- the eno gene encoding phosphopyruvate hydratase: MTLITEVRLRRILDSRGNPTVEAEIRTESGGFGRGAAPSGASTGEYEAIERPAEEAIAKAREVAVPRLEGQIYAGDQRGVDGALRGADGTDDFSEIGANSAVAISMAAAKAAADVLGAPLYQHLGGAFRGRDFPTPLGNVIGGGEHAADATHIQEFLAAPVGAPSVSDAVFANAQVHAEVGEILADRGIPAAKGDEGAWAPSIDDGGAFEIMDEATSSVADDLGFEIGFGLDVAGAELYEDGAYHYGDDTRSPDEQLDYIAGLIADYDLVYVEDPLDEDDYDGFAELTERADDRTLVCGDDLFVTNTERLERGIESGAANSILIKPNQIGTLTDAFDAIELALRNGYDPVVSHRSGETEDTTIAHLAVAVDAPFIKTGTVGGERTAKLNELIRIEANA, encoded by the coding sequence ATGACGCTCATCACCGAGGTCCGGCTTCGACGGATCCTCGACAGTCGGGGCAACCCGACCGTCGAGGCCGAGATCCGGACGGAAAGTGGCGGCTTCGGCCGGGGGGCGGCGCCCTCGGGTGCCTCGACCGGCGAGTACGAGGCCATCGAGCGGCCCGCCGAGGAGGCGATCGCGAAAGCCCGAGAGGTCGCGGTGCCGCGCCTCGAGGGACAGATCTACGCCGGCGACCAACGCGGCGTCGACGGCGCGCTTCGAGGGGCCGACGGCACCGACGACTTCTCCGAGATCGGCGCCAACAGCGCCGTCGCGATCTCGATGGCGGCCGCGAAGGCCGCCGCCGACGTCCTCGGCGCACCGCTGTATCAACACCTCGGCGGTGCCTTCCGTGGACGGGACTTTCCGACCCCGCTCGGCAACGTCATCGGCGGCGGCGAACACGCCGCCGACGCGACCCACATCCAGGAGTTCCTTGCGGCACCCGTCGGTGCGCCCTCGGTGTCCGATGCGGTGTTCGCGAACGCTCAGGTCCACGCCGAGGTCGGCGAGATCCTCGCTGATCGAGGGATACCGGCCGCCAAGGGCGACGAAGGGGCGTGGGCCCCGTCGATCGACGACGGCGGAGCGTTCGAAATTATGGACGAGGCGACGTCGTCGGTCGCCGACGACCTCGGCTTCGAGATCGGATTCGGACTCGACGTGGCCGGTGCGGAGCTCTACGAGGACGGCGCCTACCACTACGGGGACGACACTCGAAGCCCGGACGAACAACTCGACTACATCGCCGGGCTGATAGCCGACTACGACCTCGTCTACGTCGAGGACCCGCTCGACGAGGACGACTACGACGGCTTCGCCGAACTGACCGAGCGAGCCGACGATCGGACGCTCGTCTGTGGCGACGATCTGTTCGTGACCAACACGGAGCGGCTAGAGCGCGGCATCGAGTCGGGGGCGGCAAACAGCATCCTGATCAAGCCGAATCAGATCGGGACGCTGACCGACGCCTTCGACGCGATCGAGCTGGCGCTCCGGAACGGATACGACCCGGTCGTCTCTCACCGGAGCGGCGAAACGGAGGACACGACGATTGCACACCTCGCCGTCGCGGTCGACGCCCCCTTCATCAAGACGGGGACAGTCGGTGGCGAGCGAACCGCAAAGCTGAACGAACTCATTAGAATCGAGGCAAACGCATGA
- a CDS encoding DNA-directed RNA polymerase subunit K, whose protein sequence is MRGTNRYEKARILGARALQVSYGAPVLIDTDQTEPILVAAEEYDANALPFTVRRGEQ, encoded by the coding sequence ATGAGGGGGACGAACCGATACGAGAAGGCACGCATCCTGGGGGCCCGAGCCCTGCAGGTGTCCTACGGCGCGCCGGTACTCATCGACACCGACCAGACCGAGCCGATCCTCGTCGCGGCCGAGGAGTACGATGCGAACGCGCTCCCCTTTACCGTCAGGCGGGGGGAGCAATGA
- a CDS encoding DNA-directed RNA polymerase subunit N: protein MMVPVRCFTCGSVVGEHWEEFKERAREGDEDPAEVLDELGVERACCRRMLVSHKDLVDIVSPYQ from the coding sequence ATGATGGTACCGGTACGGTGTTTCACGTGCGGTAGCGTCGTCGGCGAGCACTGGGAGGAGTTCAAAGAGCGCGCCCGCGAGGGCGACGAGGACCCCGCCGAGGTGCTCGACGAACTCGGCGTCGAGCGGGCGTGCTGTCGGCGGATGCTCGTCTCGCACAAGGACCTCGTCGACATCGTCTCACCCTACCAATGA
- a CDS encoding 30S ribosomal protein S9, with translation MVTNTSGKKKTAVARATVSGGNGRVRINSKPVELVEPEQARLKMLEPFRIADEDLRGNVDIDVTVSGGGFAGQADAIRTAVARGLVEYTNDAELRDAFMSFDRSLLVNDVRQSEPKKWGGPGARARYQKSYR, from the coding sequence ATGGTAACGAACACATCAGGCAAAAAGAAGACGGCTGTCGCCCGCGCGACGGTGTCCGGCGGGAACGGCCGGGTTCGGATCAACTCCAAACCGGTCGAGCTCGTCGAACCGGAGCAGGCGCGGCTGAAGATGCTCGAACCGTTCCGCATCGCCGACGAGGACCTGCGCGGGAACGTCGATATCGACGTTACCGTCTCGGGTGGCGGCTTCGCCGGGCAAGCGGACGCGATCCGAACCGCGGTCGCCCGCGGTCTCGTCGAGTACACGAACGACGCCGAACTCCGGGACGCGTTCATGTCCTTCGACCGATCGTTGCTCGTCAACGACGTTCGGCAGTCCGAACCGAAAAAGTGGGGCGGTCCCGGCGCGCGGGCCCGCTACCAGAAATCCTACCGCTGA
- a CDS encoding 50S ribosomal protein L13 → MSYAEFHADVVIDARNCILGRVASQVAELALEGERVAVINAEAAVITGGEEDVMSVYRTRREVGSDRGPQYPQRPDRLFKRAVRGMLPYKTTRGREAFENVRIYLGDAYEGDDEVEPEVLDGTSLDRLSNIKFVSLGEISENLGANVTW, encoded by the coding sequence ATGAGTTACGCGGAGTTCCACGCGGACGTCGTCATCGACGCCCGCAACTGCATTCTCGGCCGTGTCGCATCGCAGGTGGCCGAACTCGCCCTCGAGGGCGAACGCGTCGCGGTGATCAACGCCGAGGCGGCGGTCATCACCGGCGGCGAGGAAGACGTCATGTCCGTCTACCGGACGCGACGCGAAGTCGGCTCCGATCGGGGGCCGCAGTACCCCCAGCGGCCGGATCGGCTGTTCAAACGGGCCGTCCGCGGTATGCTGCCGTACAAAACGACGCGGGGACGCGAGGCGTTCGAGAACGTCCGGATCTACCTCGGCGACGCCTACGAGGGCGACGACGAGGTCGAACCGGAGGTGCTCGACGGCACGTCCCTGGATCGACTCTCGAACATCAAATTCGTCTCGCTCGGAGAGATCAGCGAGAACTTGGGTGCTAACGTCACATGGTAA
- a CDS encoding 50S ribosomal protein L18e, with amino-acid sequence MSSKTNPRLSSLIADLKSTARSGGGEVWSDVAERLEKPRRTHAEVNLGRIERYAQEDETVIVPGKVLGSGALRKGVTVAAVDFSSTAQTKIDDVGEAIELEEALENNPDGADVRVIR; translated from the coding sequence ATGAGTAGCAAAACGAACCCGAGGCTGTCCAGTCTCATCGCCGACCTGAAGTCGACCGCCCGCAGCGGCGGTGGCGAGGTCTGGAGCGATGTGGCCGAGCGCCTCGAAAAGCCCCGGCGCACGCACGCTGAAGTCAACCTGGGCCGCATCGAGCGGTACGCACAGGAGGACGAGACAGTGATCGTGCCCGGCAAGGTGCTCGGGTCCGGTGCCCTCCGAAAGGGGGTCACAGTCGCAGCCGTCGACTTCTCGTCGACGGCCCAGACGAAGATCGACGACGTCGGCGAAGCGATCGAACTCGAAGAAGCGCTCGAAAACAACCCCGACGGTGCGGACGTGCGGGTGATCCGATGA
- a CDS encoding DNA-directed RNA polymerase subunit D: MSGQYDVTFIERDERSARFLVRGISPAFANGIRRAMVADVPTLSVDTVRVIENSSVMFDEQIALRLGLIPLTTPDDYEPEETVTLAIDVEGPATAYSGDLVSSDGQVQPAEENVPIIDLKEGQRLELEADAELGYGKDHAKHQGGVAVGYRHLQRVALGDDRDEFAEDDPEIIRGVIEDDGELVETASFDNDLSDRYPDREVSVEDVPNAFVFDVETDGSMTVDELVLKAVESLRTRADELEAAVQL, from the coding sequence ATGTCCGGCCAGTACGACGTAACGTTCATCGAGCGGGACGAACGGAGCGCGCGTTTTCTCGTCCGGGGGATCTCGCCCGCGTTCGCCAACGGCATCCGCCGGGCGATGGTCGCCGACGTTCCGACCCTGTCGGTCGATACGGTTCGCGTCATCGAGAACTCCTCGGTGATGTTCGACGAGCAGATCGCGCTCCGGCTCGGGTTGATCCCGTTGACGACTCCGGACGACTACGAGCCGGAGGAAACGGTCACGCTGGCGATCGACGTCGAGGGGCCGGCGACGGCGTACTCTGGCGATCTGGTCTCCAGCGATGGACAGGTCCAGCCGGCCGAGGAGAACGTCCCGATCATCGATCTAAAGGAGGGCCAGCGGCTCGAACTCGAAGCCGACGCGGAGCTGGGCTACGGGAAGGATCACGCCAAACACCAAGGCGGGGTCGCCGTCGGCTACCGACACCTCCAGCGGGTCGCCCTCGGCGACGACCGCGACGAGTTCGCCGAAGACGATCCGGAGATCATCCGCGGCGTCATCGAGGACGACGGGGAACTCGTCGAGACGGCGTCGTTCGACAACGACCTCAGCGACCGATACCCCGACCGCGAAGTCTCGGTCGAGGACGTCCCGAACGCGTTCGTCTTCGACGTCGAGACGGACGGCTCGATGACCGTCGACGAACTCGTCCTGAAAGCGGTCGAATCGCTTCGGACGAGGGCTGACGAACTCGAAGCCGCAGTCCAACTCTAA
- a CDS encoding 30S ribosomal protein S11 produces MADDTTWGIAHVYASFNNTIITVTDLTGAETIVKSSGGTVVKQNRDEASPYAAMQMAEVVAEDVQEAGIDGVHVRVRGPGGNLQKNPGPGAQATIRALARAGLEIGRIEDVTPTPHDGTRAPKNAGF; encoded by the coding sequence ATGGCAGACGATACTACCTGGGGCATCGCACACGTGTATGCCTCGTTCAACAACACGATCATCACCGTAACGGACCTGACCGGCGCCGAGACGATCGTCAAGTCGTCCGGCGGTACGGTCGTGAAGCAGAACCGCGACGAGGCGTCGCCCTACGCCGCCATGCAGATGGCGGAGGTCGTCGCCGAGGACGTCCAGGAGGCCGGCATCGACGGCGTCCACGTCCGCGTTCGCGGTCCCGGCGGCAACCTACAGAAGAACCCCGGTCCCGGTGCGCAGGCGACGATCCGTGCGCTGGCCCGGGCCGGACTCGAGATCGGTCGCATCGAGGACGTGACGCCGACTCCACACGACGGGACTCGCGCCCCGAAGAACGCCGGATTCTAA